The DNA window aagTCTAATTAAGATATAACTGTTTTTAACATTATGCTTGCATGCACTCCTCTTCTTTAGAGAATGCAGTCTAAAGAgcagggaaaaaaaaaagaaaaacgctatattattaatagttttattaAATACACGCTTTAAGTATTTCTATTAACGTGTCTGAATCCGTGTTCCTCCTTCTtctagcttttttttttctcgtattttcttttctttctctttctaataattttacagtattatgtattttttctttatattatcCTATTATTCAGATATGTACCATACCCTTTTGTAGGttgtttatctatttttttttataccaAAAACAAGAAACTCGAACTCGCAACTTTTTAATTAAGTATGAGAAGATTATGCTATTTGAGCTATAACTCATTGGCTAATAATTATCTATTAGTAATATATTAAAACAGAGTTCAACATATATAATTTCTAGATGTACTATTATGTCAGGTCATCTTTTAAGTGACTAATTCACACAATTTGAACACAATCTTCTATCTTTGCATTATACCATAgaattttaaatgtatttttatcttttcttaataaCCTATCTTTATATAATGTTATAGGattctttttgaaaaaacaaTCATTTGTACTCAAGTACGTAATGCTGACCAAAGTAcacatcaaacaaaaaaaattgacgttatatccataaaaaataagtttcatattgacaaaaatatcaaaattctaattttttgttactttttaataaaatttttaaggtggattctatggtgtagaaaggaaattatttttacatatgTAGAAGGATAGGTGTCAATGCATTAGTAGTTTATGTTGATGACTCTTGGATGGGAAAGAATTAATTAGAGTACACAATTGTTGATTCATTGGACccacaaaaaaaagagagtgtGTGACATTATATCTGTGTCATAGAGACAACTTattaggtttttttattttaataaattaaataaatattttatttattaaaataaataatttaaaaaattattaccatGTAGAcgagatatatgtatttataaatataaaaatatattttataaaaataataaaaatattaataatttaaattagaccaaactcttaaaaatagaatatttcaATTAATATGAAAGGTAGACGATCTTAACCGTACTACTTCCATCCACCGGcgttttttattagaatttacactaaatcaattcaaataataataaggcGGGATTCGAATTCCCTTAAGCAAACTAGTGAGCTAACTACTAGACCAAGttcattaattagttagttaaaacCGCCTATTTCTTCTACTATTTTGAAACTGCtcatcttttctattatttgaaactgcttatctttcttattatttgaaatattctatttttaagagtttgatttaatttaaattattaatattttttattattttcaaaaattatatttttatttttacaaatacacatatctcgtttacagtaaggacatatatgaaaattaaaaaatacacataTCTCGATACGGATaaaattatctcgtttatagtatAAACAAGATAAGAGATGCTGatgtatttttctaataatttttaaaattatttatttcggaaaataaaacatttatttaatttattaaaataaaaaattcccacatattatttgatttattgttaataaatatgtGTATCACTAATCAAATTAGAATTAAGTCCATTAGatgaaaaaaactttaaaaaaatattttttaatattaaccaaaatatttttcatagaatttaaaaaagaaaaagatctgGAGACTAACTtacttttactcttaaaattattattattaaaaacgaAAGAATGTATAATTTAAGTAATAGGTAATTACTATTCATTTACCGTggttaacaaatttaatttgtttttataattatatgtcctaaatatattactaattatttttatatttttaatattttacatgttttaatttataaattgaattgataatttaCTATAATTAAAGGTATCCcatttttttagaagaaaatatttAACTTTGAACAAAAGACTAAATTAGAATGATATAAAATGttttagacaaaaataaaatattttttcaattgtaATTGAATGAATCGAAAACATTAAGAACATTAAGGACATTAAGGACAAAAGTATATTTTACcctattattaaatatttgaaaataaataacaatttacaattgaaaaaatattgttttggtCTATAATATTTGAACTAAGTTCTAATTTTATCCTTAATGAACTTAATTCTAATTTGATTAGTGATACacatatttattaacaataaatcaaataatatgtgagaattttttattttaataaattaaataaatgttttattttctgaaataaataattttaaaaattattagaaaaatacatCAGCATCTCTTATCTTGTTTatactataaacgagataattttATCCGTATCGAGAtatgtgtattttttaattttcatatatgtccttactgtaaacgagatatgtgtatttgtaaaaataaaaatataatttttgaaaataataaaaaatattaataatttaaattagaacaaactatatttctttttatatttctatatttatttttatacttatttttattcaaaaagaataatatatattaaaaaaaataaaaaacgaaatccaattttattaataattagatatatgtgtaagacataatttattaatttatctatttcattttcattaaataataaaatgtttTTTCTTATAATACCTCAGGTGCTAATGAAACTATTTTAGTGAAATTTAACTGTCTCAATTCCCGGGCGATTGCGCCAAAAATTCGAGTTCCTTTTGGATTTCCCTCTTGATCAATGACAACCGCGGCATTATCATCATATTGTATTATCATGCCATTGCTACGTTTAAGTTCTTTACAAGTACGTACAATTACAGCTCTAATCACTTCTGATCTTTCTAAAGACATATTTGGTACCGCTTCCTTGATTACAGCAACAACAATGTCACCAATAGAAGCATATCGTCGATTACCTGCTCCTATGATTCGAATACACATCAATTGGCGGGCTCCGCTGTTATCGGCTACATTCAAATGGGTTTGAGGTTAAATCATATCATTCTTATTTTATCTGGTTTTTCAGTCCAAGGcttgaagtaaaaaaaaatattctctattttctctttttttttgtggatCCAATGAATTAAGAATTGTGTACTCTAATTAATTCTTCCCCATCCAAGAGCCATCAACATAAACTACTAATGCATTGACACCTATCCTTCTACACATACACATGTAGAAACAATTTCCTTTCTACACCATAGAATCCaccaatttttaaattatcatttatctTCAACCTCAACAcatctcctttcttctttctcaaaTTTCAAACTTCACAGCCCTCACCACCACTAGTAATTCCCCTGAATATCATTGTCTCTCCTCCCCTCTCAGTCCTTCCCTAACACCAACTCTCTCATTACCTGAGTTAAGAACTTCCTCATTCTCAACATGCACACATTCTCGTGGTTCCACAATAGATCTTTCAATTCACCTACCACGCAAACTATAAAGGAAATTcacaatattattttattatatattaattctaGCATAAACCACAACACACAGTCCAACACATTTCAACATGCGATGCGAGTTTGGATTGGAGGGATCTAAATGTATACCATGACTTTGGTCTTTGAGCAGAAAGATCCGATGAAGTTGGGAGTGTCCTCCTCCTTGAAGGCAACGCCGGATCCCAGAGTGTGGATGTAATCGTACTCGAAGATGCACCCGATGGCGTAGGTGATCAGAATGAAACCCTTCTCGCAGCACACGTCGGCCAGGATGAGGGTGTCGACCACGTTTGTGTGGATGGTCTCCACCTCGTGAGACTCGCACCAATCTACGTTAGGCTTGCCGGTCACGCCAGTAGCATTGAAGACGTGGTTGGGGTTCACGGCGGCAATGTAGAAAAGGTTCTCAAGGCGGCCAGAGCCGTACACGAAGGGGATGCTTTGCCAATCCAGTCGGTCTGCTCGTAGATCAAGAACTTGAGTTGCTTGTCACCGGTGCAGTCGTTAGCTAGTAAGCCCATTGTATCGGTGCTGGTGAAGGACTGAGGGAGAGAAGAGACAATGGTAATCAGGGGAGCCATTGGTAGTGGTAAGGGTTAGAAAAATTTGAGATTTGGAAAAGAAGAGATAAAGTGGAGTTAAGATTGAAATAAAAGATGgtcatttgaaaattttattaaaatgtcaataaaaaattagtgttCGAATATTTTTGACACATGAGATCGATCTATTTTTCAGGGgtatattgttaattttttttgtttgatgggTATTTTGTTTAGTGTTTACAAAGTTTATGGAtgcaaataattattttgtccttcttttttaatcttaatttttatattcttttaccctttatttttatgtaagttACACTATTACTTTTAATGTTaatgttaattatttataataagtataaatttaattataattcaattcctttttttctctttttatactCATCACTCATTCTTATATTTACTGTATAAATATTtacttcatatattttttttatctcttcttaTATTATTTCATATCTCTTTATCCTTCTTCCTCTCCCTCTccattcttattaattttttgcacAATTAGAATTTAGTTGATAAccatagtttttattttattttattttattttatcaaagttATATAATTTCATTATTGAAAATTGGTCTAATTTATACTACATGcagaaattataataaagagAATAGAaagttctaattttaataaaatgacttaagcataaagaAACTAAAGAGGTAAAGGAAAAATTTAAGAGTCTCATTTTCTCTCACGCACACTTCTTATGGCCATCTCCATCGTAGTTCTTGAAGGGATGATTTTACCTTCAAATACCCATATCTTTCTTGTTAACTAGATTTGCCATAAAAAGTTTGTTGCTATTGCTCTTTTTTCATTCGAATTTTCTTCCATTCTCAATTCTTCTTCCAACTGAATCCACCACTTTTATGGTTCTCGAACTTGATTTAAACATTTTCAAGCTTCAGTCACATTTGGACACTCATAGAAACAATGAAAAATGCTCTCTTGTGACCGATTACATTTTGGGCACCAGGATTCCATGGATTGTATTTGGTCGTTCAACTTTTCTTTTACAGGGAGTCCTCCATTTCTAGAGCAACTTTTTATTTTCGGTTGACAATTAATTTTCTATATGCTCTTCCATAAGTCCTTTCTTTTGCATTGTTCTGGCAGGTATTCAGTTGGTGGGTGGTAGAAGTTAAAGGCTATTCTGTATCCTGAAGTATCATGAAGCTGCCCTCTTTCTCCAACATCCAGGTAACTCTATCCTGTCTCGTGAATTGAAGTATTGATTATTGCTGTAGCTATTTTTGAATTGAAATTGGACTGAATTAAATTCTGGTTCTATATTCTGTTTGAATGTTGTAATTGTGAAACCCATTCTAGATTAGCAGTCATTGCAGGGGTAGTAATATgagtaattaaaatataatcctTCACCCATACCAtagtttttatttgtattttttaaatttgccAAACGAATGTATTAGGTGATTgtgtaattgtattaattattttttctatttctttatgtAATTGTATTCAAGAGTTATATAGTATTTTTGTCGCCTATATAtcacttcttctttctttcaacaatttatatttttttaatatcatttaattgtaataatattattgaaaatacATGTTGTCATtattcatgaaaaataaaattaaaaaattaaataatttttaattatcaaaacattaataatatttactatataagtcaaaattcacttttcacattttctttatttattctctaacataatttcatacttctttctactcttcctcttcattcttgctaattttttatacaactgaaatttgattgatgatcatagtttttttttaatttgctaaatatatatattaggtGATTGTTTGAttgtattcattaattttttatttcttagtgTAATTGTATTCATAAGTTATATAGTATCTTTGTCGCTTATAtatcatttcttctttttttcaacgatttgttttctttcatatcatttaattgtaataatattgataaaaatacatattgtcattatttatgaaaataaaattaaaaaattaaatattaattttaattatcaaaacattAATAATATCCATACTTGTattttatctaatatttttatcattgtaCCGTAGTATTTAAATATAACTTAAGAAATGatcaaaaaaaccaaaaataactatttaaaaataaaaataaaaagtaattatatgAAATCAAGTGAATAAATTTTAATCGAATGTTTTTGTTACCTATAGTctaatttatgtataatttttttataattatttatttttaattaacttttattttaaattgtcaTTTATCATCGACcgttataaaatataaattaattttgatatgatactaaacaaaattttaaacttcttaataaattaaatttaattcatattattattttattgaattacaaaataacagttaaatataattattatctgTATTATAACggtatttttctttatatttttttgttaaataataatattatcaaatcatatataaattgctagattaaataaatgtattgtacactattttttataaattaatttctaagtttaatattaatttatatatgatcTAATATATCTCTAAGCAATatagataatattttaaatttataatatataatataattaatttagctCTTTGTGCAGGTCTTAATTTAGTTAGACAATAATTTGGTCAAATCTAACAAATTATCTAACAATTTTTtactatcaatttaaaaaaaataattataaataaatttttacccTTTCGTAAAATGTAAAAAGTGGACGAACTCATATCCATGTACATCATCCTATTAACCTATTTTGGTGAACTAcactaactaaaaaataattaaaaaattaatttctaaataaTATATGTCAATTAGTGTTCACAAAAAGAATCCATTATTTCGACTTCTCGAATTATATACAATACATTTTCTTTGGTGTCATTTtagtcctttttatttttttggtaaaataTCTGTCGTTTTAGTCATGTGTATAATCATtaagaaactaaaaatttattacaacATCATTTACTAAAATACTCTTGTATAATAAGTAATTTCTAATATGTATTATTGGTTAGCAATTATTCTTAACATTATATAAAAGGTCAAAACAGCAAAtacctaaaaaatgttatattaaaattaaataaaaatttaattttaatatactgatagtataaaaatattttatataatcatttaaattatttatttgtggtcaataaaaaaataattatttttgtttatatgctaatatataattaaatacacGTATAAATCCATTACAGagagtatattaaaattaaattcataagtaaagt is part of the Arachis duranensis cultivar V14167 chromosome 1, aradu.V14167.gnm2.J7QH, whole genome shotgun sequence genome and encodes:
- the LOC127745681 gene encoding 50S ribosomal protein L14, chloroplastic, translated to MCIRIIGAGNRRYASIGDIVVAVIKEAVPNMSLERSEVIRAVIVRTCKELKRSNGMIIQYDDNAAVVIDQEGNPKGTRIFGAIARELRQLNFTKIVSLAPEVL